A region of Moorena producens PAL-8-15-08-1 DNA encodes the following proteins:
- a CDS encoding NHLP bacteriocin export ABC transporter permease/ATPase subunit — protein sequence MTEKALRELASILNPTADIPQGETPLLIAVGAIGKALGITIRPAAKSENANTLDAIARASGFRTRRVTLTGNWWKTDCGPLLAFTKEENQPVALLPVKATKYEILDPVELTRTPLNRDTATTIAPIAYTFYRPLPDKEITVWDILQFTIRGRAPDLLKMLGVGVVATLFGMVTPQITGILIDSAIPDAKRQLLIEMGLGLLAASFGVMIFQLAQSFVMLRVQTKVSYDTQAALWDRLLKLKPAFFRQYSTGDLHNRVSAVNQIRDRLSGSILRTLFTSLFSLLNLGLLIVYSLPLAFVAIAIALVAVIITTISGMITRRKMRPLQQLSGEIFGLTVQLIGGISKLRVAAAESEAFTCWAKKYTQQVKLILSTQLVEDLLTAFNVMLPAVSSMMLFGFTVALMGQSVAETGLSTGTFLAFNTAFGTFITSATRLSNTLIDSLDITILWERAQPILQTKPEVDADKYHPGRLSGQLKLDQVCFRYRQDSPLVLDNITLDAKAGEFIAIVGPSGSGKSTIMRLLLGFETPEAGAIFYDGKDLSGLDIAAVRRQLGVVLQNGRIMSGSIWENIAGGAIVTPDQAREALQMAGLAEDIQAMPMGIHTIISEGGGNLSGGQRQRLFIARALVHKPQILLFDEATSALDNRTQAIVTNSLEQLGVTRIVIAHRLSTIRHADRIYVLHGGKIVQQGSFEELAAVEGLFADLMARQMV from the coding sequence ATGACAGAAAAAGCCCTGAGGGAACTCGCCTCAATCCTCAATCCCACCGCCGACATTCCCCAAGGAGAAACTCCCCTGTTAATTGCTGTAGGTGCTATCGGCAAAGCCTTGGGGATAACCATTCGTCCTGCTGCTAAATCGGAAAATGCCAATACCCTAGACGCGATCGCACGCGCTTCCGGTTTCCGGACCCGTCGAGTCACCCTCACTGGTAACTGGTGGAAAACAGATTGTGGTCCCCTGCTGGCGTTTACTAAGGAAGAAAACCAACCCGTCGCTCTACTACCGGTCAAAGCCACCAAGTATGAAATCCTTGACCCAGTGGAGTTGACCCGCACCCCCCTCAACCGTGACACTGCCACAACAATTGCTCCCATTGCCTATACCTTTTATCGCCCTTTACCCGATAAAGAGATTACCGTCTGGGATATTCTCCAATTTACCATCAGAGGTCGTGCCCCGGACTTGCTGAAAATGCTGGGAGTGGGAGTGGTTGCAACCTTGTTCGGGATGGTGACACCACAAATTACCGGTATTCTGATCGACTCTGCCATTCCCGACGCTAAACGCCAATTATTAATCGAAATGGGTTTGGGATTGTTAGCCGCTAGCTTTGGGGTGATGATATTTCAATTGGCTCAAAGTTTTGTAATGCTGAGAGTGCAAACCAAAGTCAGTTATGATACTCAAGCCGCCCTTTGGGATAGATTGCTGAAACTCAAACCCGCCTTTTTTCGCCAGTATTCCACAGGGGATTTACACAATCGGGTTTCCGCTGTTAATCAGATTCGTGATCGACTTAGCGGTAGCATTTTGCGAACCCTATTTACCAGTTTATTTTCGTTGCTAAATCTAGGACTATTGATAGTCTACAGTTTGCCTCTGGCATTCGTTGCGATCGCTATCGCTTTAGTTGCAGTAATTATTACTACTATATCGGGTATGATTACCCGGCGGAAAATGCGTCCCCTCCAGCAGCTTTCGGGAGAAATATTTGGACTGACAGTGCAGTTAATTGGTGGCATCTCGAAATTACGAGTCGCTGCTGCTGAATCAGAGGCGTTTACTTGCTGGGCGAAAAAATATACTCAGCAGGTAAAACTGATATTAAGTACCCAGTTAGTGGAAGACTTACTAACCGCGTTTAATGTGATGTTACCAGCAGTAAGTTCCATGATGCTGTTTGGATTTACTGTTGCTTTAATGGGACAGTCGGTAGCGGAAACAGGATTATCTACTGGTACATTTCTGGCATTTAATACTGCCTTCGGTACCTTTATCACCAGCGCCACCCGATTAAGCAACACCCTGATTGATAGTTTAGATATTACTATTTTATGGGAACGTGCCCAACCTATCTTACAAACAAAGCCAGAAGTTGATGCTGATAAGTACCATCCCGGCAGGCTTTCTGGTCAACTGAAATTAGACCAAGTTTGCTTTCGTTACCGCCAGGATAGTCCGTTAGTTTTAGATAATATTACCCTAGACGCGAAAGCGGGGGAATTTATTGCTATTGTCGGTCCTTCGGGAAGTGGAAAATCCACTATCATGCGGTTGCTGTTGGGATTTGAAACCCCAGAAGCGGGAGCAATCTTTTATGATGGCAAAGATTTATCGGGATTAGATATTGCAGCGGTCAGGCGACAGTTAGGGGTAGTGCTGCAAAATGGGCGAATTATGAGTGGTTCAATTTGGGAAAACATTGCTGGGGGGGCAATTGTTACCCCAGATCAAGCTCGGGAAGCCTTGCAGATGGCGGGATTAGCTGAGGATATTCAAGCCATGCCCATGGGGATACATACTATTATTTCCGAAGGGGGTGGTAATCTTTCTGGAGGACAGCGACAACGGTTATTTATTGCCCGCGCTTTGGTACACAAACCCCAGATTTTGTTGTTTGATGAAGCGACATCTGCCTTGGATAATCGCACCCAAGCAATTGTTACTAATAGTTTAGAACAATTGGGGGTAACTCGCATAGTAATTGCCCATCGTTTGAGTACTATTCGTCATGCTGATAGGATTTATGTATTGCATGGTGGGAAGATAGTACAGCAGGGAAGTTTTGAGGAGTTGGCAGCAGTTGAGGGGTTGTTTGCTGATTTGATGGCGCGACAGATGGTGTGA
- a CDS encoding zinc-dependent metalloprotease family protein: protein MGIFEDLGTFTSNFISRNGELRLLDRTDVFKFRVSNNGQIKLNLYHISAGDDANLRLYWDTKNNGILDFGDQNVARSLEGSKADDVINNSATNGTYFAQVRPYALGSNGIVSDDLELAESTTTIGIAATTKPNTYQPLSPNQVFSLNSNPDADHIIYLDFDGQTTTNTLWNQKFGSPIVTPAYDTDGNTSNFSTAETQTIWRIWQRVAEDFSPFNVNVTTAQPSDDQLKKTSASDSQWGIRVVIGGDGSWYQKGTGGLAYMDSFNWNTDTPVFIFSENRAGGSEKAVAEAISHEVGHSLGLTHDGNLTNHYYTGHDNGNVETGWAPIMGEGNDRNLTQWSKGEYTGASNQEDDLDIITGENGFGYRLDDYSNSRTSAAALSFNDGQVETYGIIEQNNDIDWFQFNSTTGNIALDIKPFERGPNLDILAKLYNASGQLISVSNPIGSLSASFNLDLNPGQYYLSIDGTGLGNLATGYSDYGSLGQYSITGGVAE from the coding sequence ATGGGTATTTTCGAGGATTTAGGCACTTTCACCAGCAATTTCATCAGCCGCAATGGGGAGCTTAGGCTCTTAGACCGCACTGATGTGTTTAAGTTTAGGGTCTCAAACAACGGTCAAATTAAGCTAAATTTATACCATATCAGTGCCGGTGATGATGCTAACCTCAGACTCTATTGGGACACTAAGAATAATGGCATCTTGGACTTTGGCGACCAAAACGTGGCTAGGTCTTTAGAGGGTAGCAAAGCTGACGATGTGATCAACAACAGTGCTACCAATGGCACTTACTTTGCCCAGGTAAGACCCTACGCTCTTGGTAGCAATGGCATTGTTTCCGATGATTTAGAGTTAGCTGAAAGTACTACCACTATTGGAATTGCTGCAACTACCAAACCAAATACCTATCAGCCCTTAAGCCCGAACCAAGTCTTTTCCCTCAACAGCAATCCAGACGCAGACCACATTATCTACCTTGACTTTGATGGTCAAACTACCACAAATACCCTATGGAACCAGAAGTTCGGGAGTCCCATTGTGACCCCTGCCTATGACACGGATGGGAATACTTCAAATTTTTCCACTGCTGAGACACAGACCATTTGGCGCATTTGGCAACGGGTGGCAGAAGACTTTAGTCCCTTTAATGTCAATGTAACTACTGCCCAACCTTCCGATGACCAACTCAAAAAAACCAGCGCTAGTGATTCCCAATGGGGGATTCGCGTTGTGATTGGGGGAGATGGTTCTTGGTATCAAAAAGGTACCGGTGGTTTGGCTTATATGGATTCATTCAACTGGAACACTGATACCCCCGTTTTTATTTTTTCAGAGAATCGCGCTGGAGGTAGTGAGAAAGCGGTGGCTGAAGCTATTAGCCATGAGGTAGGTCATAGCTTGGGTCTGACACATGACGGTAATTTAACCAACCACTATTACACTGGTCATGACAATGGCAATGTCGAAACAGGGTGGGCTCCTATTATGGGAGAGGGCAACGATAGAAATCTAACTCAATGGAGCAAAGGTGAGTATACCGGTGCCAGCAACCAAGAAGATGACCTAGATATCATCACTGGGGAAAATGGTTTTGGCTATCGCCTGGACGATTATAGTAACAGTCGAACCAGTGCAGCAGCGCTATCTTTCAATGATGGTCAGGTAGAAACTTATGGCATCATTGAACAAAATAACGACATTGACTGGTTCCAGTTCAATTCAACAACGGGCAACATAGCCCTAGATATTAAGCCTTTTGAGCGAGGACCTAATTTAGACATTCTGGCTAAACTATATAATGCTTCTGGTCAACTGATTAGCGTCTCTAATCCTATCGGTTCTCTGTCTGCTAGCTTTAATCTTGACCTCAATCCAGGACAGTACTATCTAAGCATTGATGGTACGGGTCTTGGAAACTTAGCTACCGGATATAGTGATTACGGCAGCTTAGGACAATACTCTATTACTGGCGGCGTTGCTGAATAA
- a CDS encoding DUF433 domain-containing protein, producing MQLEDYFDFLSVDDIRLKGTRIGIETILYDYIHRARTPEEIAETYPSLNLEQVYATILYYLHNKEMVSQYVADWLEWSHQQLKAQQLNPSTSALRLRKLRAEQKVMKKADDSQISIG from the coding sequence ATGCAACTAGAAGACTATTTTGACTTCCTGAGTGTGGACGATATTCGGCTCAAAGGCACAAGAATAGGAATAGAAACTATTCTCTATGATTATATCCATCGTGCCCGCACTCCCGAAGAAATTGCCGAAACCTATCCATCCCTAAATCTAGAACAGGTCTACGCTACTATTCTTTATTATCTACACAATAAAGAAATGGTCAGCCAATATGTTGCTGACTGGCTAGAGTGGAGTCACCAGCAACTGAAAGCACAGCAACTTAACCCCTCCACCTCTGCGCTGCGATTGCGGAAGTTGAGAGCAGAACAAAAAGTAATGAAAAAAGCTGATGACTCTCAAATATCTATTGGATGA
- a CDS encoding PPC domain-containing protein yields the protein MGTFEDLGTFTGNSIIRNGDLRILDRSDVYKFSLSNNGQINLNLNNISAGDDANLRLYQDTNNNGILDFGDQNVARSLQSGNADDVINYTATSGTYFAQVIRYAPGSNGIVSYDLELSGSTTTTGTGTTPTSKPNTYQPFNPNEVFSLNSNPDADHIIYLDFNGHTTTGTDWNDDYGNPIVTPAYDTDGDTSNFSTAEKETIWHIWQRVAEDFSPFNVNVTTAQPSEDQLKKTSGSDSEWGIRVVIGGDGSWYNKPGVVGVGYLDSFNDDIDTPTFVFSEVYNGSEKGVAETISHEVGHTLGLEHDGNFTTEYYTGHGSGPTGWAPIMGNSDLKDLTQWSQGDYIGASNQEDDLDIITGQNGFGYRQDDYSNWRTGAAGLSINDGQVENYGIIEKNNDIDWFQFNSTTGNIALDIEPFERGANLDILARLYDASGQLISFSNPIGSLSANFNVDLDPGQYYLSVEGIGERNLITGGYSDYGSLGQYSITGTIA from the coding sequence ATGGGGACTTTCGAGGATTTAGGCACTTTCACGGGTAATTCCATCATCCGCAATGGGGACCTTAGAATCTTAGACCGCAGTGATGTGTATAAGTTTAGCCTCTCAAACAACGGTCAAATTAACCTAAATCTAAACAATATCAGTGCCGGTGATGATGCTAACCTCAGACTCTATCAGGACACTAACAACAATGGCATCTTGGACTTTGGCGACCAAAATGTCGCTAGATCTTTACAAAGTGGCAATGCTGACGATGTGATCAACTACACTGCTACCAGTGGCACTTACTTTGCCCAGGTAATACGCTACGCTCCTGGTAGCAATGGTATTGTTTCCTATGATTTAGAGTTGTCTGGAAGTACTACTACGACTGGAACTGGAACTACCCCAACTAGCAAACCAAATACCTATCAGCCCTTTAACCCCAACGAAGTTTTTTCCCTAAATAGCAACCCAGACGCAGACCACATTATCTACCTTGACTTTAATGGTCACACCACCACAGGTACTGACTGGAACGATGACTACGGAAATCCTATTGTAACCCCTGCCTATGACACGGATGGGGATACTTCAAATTTCTCCACTGCTGAGAAAGAGACGATTTGGCACATTTGGCAACGGGTGGCAGAAGACTTTAGTCCCTTTAATGTCAATGTGACTACTGCCCAACCTTCCGAGGACCAACTCAAAAAAACTAGCGGTAGTGATTCCGAATGGGGCATTCGCGTTGTGATTGGCGGAGATGGTTCTTGGTATAATAAACCAGGTGTCGTTGGTGTGGGTTATCTTGATTCATTCAACGACGACATTGATACCCCCACCTTTGTTTTTTCAGAAGTGTATAACGGCAGTGAGAAAGGGGTGGCTGAGACCATTAGCCATGAGGTAGGTCATACCTTGGGTCTTGAACATGACGGTAATTTTACCACCGAGTATTACACTGGTCATGGCAGCGGCCCAACAGGATGGGCTCCTATCATGGGGAATAGTGATTTAAAGGACTTAACTCAGTGGAGCCAAGGTGACTATATCGGTGCCAGCAACCAAGAAGATGACCTAGACATCATCACTGGGCAAAATGGTTTTGGCTATCGCCAGGACGATTATAGTAACTGGCGAACCGGTGCAGCAGGGCTATCCATCAATGATGGTCAGGTGGAAAATTATGGCATCATTGAAAAAAATAACGACATTGACTGGTTTCAGTTCAATTCCACTACGGGCAACATAGCCCTAGATATTGAGCCTTTTGAGCGAGGAGCTAATTTAGACATTCTGGCTAGGCTATATGATGCTTCTGGTCAACTGATTAGCTTCTCTAATCCCATCGGTTCTCTATCCGCTAACTTTAATGTTGACCTCGATCCAGGACAGTACTATCTAAGCGTTGAGGGTATTGGTGAAAGAAACCTAATTACTGGCGGATATAGTGATTACGGCAGCTTAGGACAATACTCTATTACTGGTACGATTGCTTAG
- a CDS encoding DUF5615 family PIN-like protein: MTLKYLLDENVNPAYKIQLTRNSPDLVMWVVGEPNTPARGTLDPQILKWCDEYGFVLVTNNRKSMPTHLADYIAEGNHIPGIFILNTKLSMGENLDELVFLAEASFESEYQDQIIYLPHSYSV, translated from the coding sequence ATGACTCTCAAATATCTATTGGATGAAAATGTCAATCCTGCTTACAAAATCCAATTGACCCGGAATTCTCCTGATTTGGTGATGTGGGTTGTTGGTGAACCGAATACTCCTGCAAGAGGAACGTTAGACCCACAAATTCTGAAATGGTGTGACGAGTATGGTTTTGTGCTGGTAACAAATAATCGTAAATCTATGCCGACCCACTTAGCTGATTATATTGCAGAAGGGAATCACATACCAGGAATCTTTATTCTCAACACCAAGTTAAGTATGGGAGAAAATCTTGATGAGCTGGTTTTTCTAGCTGAGGCATCTTTTGAAAGCGAATATCAAGACCAAATTATTTATCTTCCACACAGTTATAGCGTTTAG
- a CDS encoding NHLP bacteriocin system secretion protein: MLLSRKSARPLPRFSLSDTYQLHKIFSRFPIPDSRFPIPSSPIMTQQKPPIFRQQALDRLSDPEQLDRLMPVVSPVDWLPLGGLAIFGFLGVLWSIVGTIPITVTGKGVLINPRRVVQLQSPISGQLESLTIRTGQCVKKDDILGIIDPSDLKQQLQQERDKLAQLTQQIAKITLLRQQRTQLETTAITAERTSLQQRLRDTETLTPRLQDQGLTSILSQRRSLQQRLKDAQELTPILQQRLAKQRDLQQQGAISSERVLQAEQEYREIRQNISEIQAQLQQLQVQETELQQKYLENINTISQIKAELETLDTRSKQLEQDNIEATNTDNNQIQEIQQAIARLQKEVTDNSTIKSPHTGCILEITATVGEYLNPGNPLGTLQTSGKASDMMSVTYFAVEDGKKIQPGMGILITPDTVKRTRYGGIVGKITEVSPFSVTSAGASSVIGNPEVVQKLMGDEGGKIEAIAKLQLDSKTPSGYQWSSSLGPQLEISPGTTTTVRVTVEERKPITWVLPILREWSGIAFVSRL, from the coding sequence GTGCTATTGTCAAGGAAGTCAGCCCGTCCCCTTCCGAGATTTAGCCTTTCTGATACTTATCAGCTACACAAGATTTTTTCCCGATTCCCGATTCCCGATTCCCGATTCCCGATTCCCTCCTCCCCGATAATGACTCAGCAAAAACCCCCTATCTTCCGTCAGCAAGCCCTAGACCGGTTATCTGATCCAGAACAGTTAGATCGGTTAATGCCAGTGGTTAGTCCCGTCGATTGGCTACCTTTGGGGGGATTAGCTATATTCGGCTTTTTAGGAGTACTTTGGAGCATAGTTGGGACTATTCCGATCACTGTCACTGGTAAAGGAGTGCTGATTAATCCCCGTCGGGTGGTACAGTTACAATCCCCCATATCGGGACAGTTGGAATCCTTAACGATTCGCACCGGTCAATGTGTAAAAAAAGACGATATTCTGGGAATCATTGACCCCTCTGATCTAAAACAGCAGTTGCAACAAGAACGGGATAAACTGGCTCAGTTAACGCAACAAATCGCAAAAATTACCTTACTCCGACAACAACGAACCCAGCTAGAAACAACAGCAATTACTGCTGAACGCACCAGCTTACAACAACGGTTACGAGATACTGAAACCTTGACTCCCCGCCTCCAAGATCAAGGATTAACTAGCATCTTGAGCCAGCGTCGCAGCCTCCAACAACGGCTCAAAGATGCCCAAGAATTAACCCCGATACTACAACAGCGACTGGCCAAGCAACGGGACTTACAACAACAAGGAGCAATTTCCTCTGAACGGGTTTTACAAGCAGAACAAGAGTATCGAGAAATTCGTCAAAATATCTCCGAGATTCAAGCACAATTGCAACAGTTGCAGGTACAGGAAACGGAACTACAACAGAAGTATTTAGAAAATATCAATACTATTAGTCAAATTAAAGCGGAATTGGAAACCTTAGACACCCGTAGTAAACAGCTAGAACAGGATAATATCGAAGCTACTAATACTGATAATAATCAAATTCAGGAAATACAGCAAGCCATCGCCCGATTGCAAAAAGAAGTTACAGATAACAGCACTATTAAAAGTCCCCATACCGGATGTATTCTAGAAATAACGGCTACTGTGGGGGAATATCTCAATCCCGGAAATCCCCTGGGAACCCTACAAACATCAGGGAAAGCGAGCGATATGATGAGCGTAACCTATTTTGCTGTGGAGGATGGCAAGAAAATTCAACCGGGAATGGGGATTTTAATTACACCAGATACGGTAAAACGGACAAGATATGGGGGAATTGTGGGGAAAATAACGGAAGTTTCTCCCTTTTCGGTCACCTCAGCAGGGGCGAGTTCTGTGATCGGAAACCCCGAAGTAGTACAAAAATTAATGGGTGACGAAGGAGGTAAAATCGAAGCGATCGCTAAATTACAACTTGACTCAAAAACCCCCAGTGGTTATCAATGGTCATCTTCCCTCGGCCCCCAATTGGAAATTTCTCCAGGAACCACAACAACGGTCAGGGTAACAGTAGAAGAGCGTAAGCCGATTACTTGGGTTTTGCCTATTTTGAGAGAGTGGAGTGGGATAGCATTTGTATCTAGGTTGTAA